The following proteins are encoded in a genomic region of Gimesia algae:
- a CDS encoding neutral/alkaline non-lysosomal ceramidase N-terminal domain-containing protein, with protein sequence MPARLFSDLKRIVPLTTLLLLLAVLMATPSQAAELYVGAATTDITPKLPVSLTGQMRTRIAKTVESPVTATALVLESREGDKSLEHAVFVSCDLVCIRGGIHEAVRDKLKGKVPGLDLKKVIMNATHTHTAPTMIEGRYTLPETGVTKPAEFVEFASQIIADAIIEAWNNRQPGRVGWGLGHAVVAQNRRALYEGGWAKMYGSTSVKDFRGIEGYEDHGVEVLFFWNNEDKLIATAVNVACPAQAVEGRSAVNADYWHPVRETLKKKYGDQLCVLGWAGAGGDQVPRPMYRKSAEARMMKLRELTLLEEISRRIVNAWEEAYAGAQQEKHADPILKHEVRTIELPRQIVTDEDYARVKKEVVAYANAPSKVWIKNWKQRVLDRYDAQHAGTEKPYEMELHTLRLGDVALATNDFELFTDFGTQMKSRSPALQTFVIQLCGPGSYVPSERAVRGGSYSAIIESNNVGPQGGQVLTEETLKSINGQFKKSTSD encoded by the coding sequence ATGCCCGCACGCCTGTTTTCAGATCTGAAGCGAATCGTCCCGCTGACAACCTTGCTGCTCCTGCTGGCAGTCCTGATGGCAACGCCGTCGCAAGCTGCGGAATTATACGTGGGCGCTGCGACGACCGATATTACTCCCAAACTGCCCGTCTCATTGACCGGCCAGATGCGAACCCGCATCGCCAAAACAGTGGAAAGCCCGGTCACTGCGACCGCGTTGGTATTGGAATCACGCGAAGGAGACAAATCACTGGAACACGCTGTTTTTGTCTCCTGCGATCTGGTCTGCATTCGCGGCGGAATCCATGAAGCGGTGCGCGATAAACTCAAAGGTAAAGTGCCCGGCCTTGACCTCAAGAAGGTCATTATGAACGCCACCCACACTCATACGGCGCCCACGATGATTGAAGGACGCTACACGCTGCCGGAAACCGGAGTCACCAAACCGGCCGAGTTCGTCGAATTCGCATCGCAGATAATTGCTGACGCCATCATCGAAGCCTGGAACAATCGTCAGCCGGGACGCGTCGGCTGGGGACTGGGGCATGCAGTTGTCGCACAGAATCGGCGGGCCCTGTACGAAGGGGGCTGGGCGAAAATGTACGGCAGCACCAGCGTCAAAGATTTTCGCGGCATCGAAGGCTACGAAGATCACGGCGTCGAAGTTCTCTTTTTCTGGAACAATGAAGACAAACTGATCGCCACCGCCGTCAACGTCGCCTGCCCCGCGCAGGCCGTCGAAGGTCGCTCCGCTGTCAACGCCGACTACTGGCATCCCGTCCGCGAAACATTAAAAAAGAAGTACGGCGACCAGCTCTGCGTGCTCGGCTGGGCCGGCGCCGGCGGCGATCAGGTGCCCCGCCCCATGTATCGCAAATCGGCCGAAGCCCGCATGATGAAACTGCGTGAGTTGACACTGCTGGAAGAGATTTCACGTCGCATCGTCAACGCCTGGGAAGAAGCCTACGCCGGCGCCCAGCAGGAAAAGCACGCCGATCCGATTCTGAAACACGAAGTCAGAACCATCGAACTCCCCCGGCAGATCGTCACCGACGAAGATTATGCCCGTGTGAAAAAAGAGGTCGTCGCCTATGCTAATGCTCCTTCGAAGGTCTGGATCAAAAACTGGAAACAGCGTGTCCTCGATCGCTACGATGCTCAGCACGCCGGCACAGAAAAACCGTATGAGATGGAACTGCATACCCTGCGACTGGGCGATGTAGCACTGGCGACCAACGATTTCGAACTCTTCACCGACTTCGGCACCCAGATGAAATCCCGCAGCCCGGCCCTGCAGACGTTTGTGATTCAGCTCTGTGGACCCGGTTCCTACGTGCCCAGTGAACGCGCGGTGCGAGGCGGCAGCTACAGCGCCATCATCGAAAGCAACAACGTCGGCCCGCAAGGGGGACAGGTCCTCACCGAAGAAACCCTCAAGTCAATCAACGGGCAGTTCAAGAAAAGTACCAGCGACTGA
- the hmpA gene encoding NO-inducible flavohemoprotein — protein MLSAKTIQIVKEITPAVAANAETVTRVFYQRMFTENPEVQAYFNQAHQHSGGQQKALAGAICAYFLHIDDLAALTPAVELIAQKHCSLGIQPEQYPIVGKHLLAAIKEVMGDGATDEVLAAVGEAYQLLADVCIGREQQIYAAQQAAVGGWNGYRSFVVDRKEQESDVVTSFYLKPADGKAIPDYQPGQYITVKIDHPTTPTSPRNYSLSDQPGQGYYRISVKKEGPLTADAPGGLISNYLHEQVELGDTLQIGPPCGEFTLATDSPSTRPVVLLAGGIGVTPLLAMAKTLVATQPGRPLFLLQAARNSGTHAFAEEVQQLQTNGSKLQTRVIYDQPLEGDVEQQRCDATGVVSESLLREWTPFEDAEYYFCGPKAFMQTVYRSLQALDVGDDRIHFEFFGPRQDIESAAAVG, from the coding sequence ATGTTAAGCGCTAAAACGATCCAAATAGTCAAGGAAATCACGCCGGCGGTCGCCGCCAATGCGGAAACGGTCACCCGGGTTTTCTATCAACGTATGTTCACAGAGAACCCTGAAGTGCAGGCCTATTTCAACCAGGCCCACCAGCATTCGGGCGGTCAGCAGAAAGCACTGGCGGGTGCCATCTGTGCTTATTTCCTGCACATCGATGATCTGGCAGCGTTGACCCCCGCAGTCGAGTTGATCGCGCAGAAACATTGTTCGCTGGGTATTCAACCTGAACAGTATCCGATCGTCGGCAAACATCTGCTGGCAGCCATCAAAGAGGTGATGGGGGACGGTGCGACAGACGAAGTGCTGGCTGCGGTCGGGGAAGCTTATCAGTTGCTGGCGGATGTCTGTATTGGTCGCGAGCAACAGATCTATGCAGCCCAACAGGCGGCGGTCGGGGGCTGGAACGGTTACCGTTCGTTTGTTGTGGATCGCAAGGAGCAGGAAAGCGATGTAGTGACTTCGTTCTATCTCAAGCCGGCTGACGGAAAGGCGATTCCCGACTATCAGCCGGGACAGTATATCACGGTGAAGATTGATCACCCCACCACGCCGACTTCTCCGCGGAACTACAGTCTCTCGGATCAGCCGGGACAGGGATATTACCGAATCAGTGTGAAGAAGGAAGGCCCGTTGACGGCGGATGCGCCTGGTGGATTGATTTCAAATTATCTGCATGAGCAGGTTGAGCTCGGCGATACGCTGCAGATCGGGCCTCCCTGTGGTGAGTTCACACTGGCAACAGATTCGCCGTCGACACGCCCGGTGGTACTGCTGGCGGGTGGAATTGGTGTCACGCCGTTACTGGCGATGGCGAAAACACTGGTTGCCACTCAACCGGGGCGGCCTCTTTTTCTGCTGCAGGCGGCTCGCAACAGCGGTACGCATGCCTTTGCGGAAGAAGTGCAGCAGCTGCAGACGAATGGTTCAAAGTTGCAGACTCGTGTGATCTACGACCAGCCCCTGGAAGGGGATGTGGAACAGCAGCGGTGTGACGCGACAGGTGTTGTGAGCGAAAGCCTGCTGCGGGAATGGACGCCGTTTGAAGACGCCGAATACTATTTCTGCGGGCCGAAAGCCTTCATGCAGACCGTGTATCGCAGCCTGCAGGCCCTGGATGTGGGCGATGATCGAATTCACTTTGAATTCTTCGGTCCACGTCAGGATATCGAGAGCGCAGCTGCGGTTGGCTGA
- a CDS encoding STAS domain-containing protein, with amino-acid sequence MVDNLEIFEVEVSAPNLVVVPLGSTLQFLYSNVQTESNKVLRLFDTPEIKNVIIDLSRVDYLDSIIIGSIIRLLQRARQTGGQAVFCNACENMQNILKCIKVGSLWPLFETREEAITAITSNS; translated from the coding sequence ATGGTAGATAATCTGGAAATATTCGAGGTCGAAGTATCTGCGCCCAATCTGGTTGTCGTTCCCCTGGGATCCACACTGCAGTTTTTGTACAGCAATGTTCAGACCGAATCCAATAAGGTCTTAAGGCTCTTCGATACACCAGAAATCAAGAATGTGATTATTGATCTCTCCAGAGTCGATTATCTCGATTCCATCATCATCGGCTCCATCATCCGTCTCCTGCAGCGTGCCAGACAGACCGGCGGCCAGGCCGTCTTCTGTAATGCCTGCGAAAATATGCAGAACATCCTCAAATGTATCAAAGTCGGCAGCCTCTGGCCTCTGTTCGAGACCCGGGAAGAAGCCATCACTGCCATCACTTCGAATTCATAG
- a CDS encoding DUF3565 domain-containing protein, whose protein sequence is MQQPIIGYHTDEEGHWVAQLACGHNQHVRHNPPLEERTWVTTADGRASMLGHQLNCKKCDENAPPD, encoded by the coding sequence ATGCAGCAGCCCATCATTGGCTATCACACTGACGAAGAAGGACACTGGGTCGCGCAACTCGCGTGCGGCCACAATCAGCATGTCCGCCACAACCCACCGCTCGAGGAACGCACCTGGGTCACCACCGCAGACGGCCGCGCCTCAATGCTGGGGCATCAACTCAACTGTAAAAAATGCGACGAAAACGCACCACCCGATTAA
- a CDS encoding DUF2062 domain-containing protein: MSSPKPAWKYSPRMLLRSILMLDDSAHSIALGTAIGMFIALTPTVGIQMLIVVCVAFVTRPLFKFNQVASLITVYISNPLTIVPIYWFDYKIGTYYVGGSMTQKDFARILEFEGFSGWCETVKQLLLEVGSPLIIGSLIVATFFSLMTYPIMLRLLMHFRKQKPTDNPDDPETQTVLPSQTADPGQNLKSVHLHSS, translated from the coding sequence ATGTCATCACCGAAACCAGCCTGGAAATACAGCCCGCGAATGCTTCTGCGTTCGATTTTAATGCTGGACGACAGTGCCCACTCCATTGCATTGGGGACGGCCATCGGGATGTTTATCGCGTTGACCCCTACGGTTGGTATTCAAATGCTGATTGTGGTCTGCGTGGCTTTTGTGACCCGTCCCCTCTTCAAATTTAATCAGGTTGCTTCCCTGATTACCGTCTATATTTCGAATCCGCTGACGATCGTGCCGATCTACTGGTTCGACTATAAAATCGGGACCTATTATGTAGGCGGATCGATGACACAGAAAGATTTCGCGCGGATCCTGGAATTTGAAGGATTCAGCGGCTGGTGTGAAACGGTGAAGCAGCTGTTGCTGGAAGTCGGCTCTCCCCTGATCATCGGATCGCTGATCGTGGCTACTTTTTTCTCGCTGATGACGTACCCGATCATGCTCAGGCTGTTGATGCATTTCAGAAAGCAGAAACCGACCGACAACCCTGACGATCCGGAAACTCAGACCGTACTTCCCTCTCAGACAGCGGACCCGGGGCAGAACTTAAAATCTGTGCATCTACATTCCAGTTAG
- a CDS encoding biotin--[acetyl-CoA-carboxylase] ligase, translated as MLPFTADDLKAIQTETFIEHLDYFESLASTNSWALSTHCISAGSAAGRETSHPSLVLTGNQTAGRGRGSNSWWSPEGGLTFSLVVDTRLLQIQLEQQPLIALATGLAVCETLEKHLPDYTLQLKWPNDVYLQQKKVAGILVEIAASQPGLVVIGVGVNLNNSFLSAEAELQSLGTSLYETTGQKYSLANTLIDLINGIENRLYDVPGETSSFMADWRRYCLLTGRPLRINTGLEVKQGTCLEIDDQGFLILQTATGIERIISGTIEHF; from the coding sequence ATGCTGCCGTTCACAGCCGACGACCTGAAAGCAATCCAGACCGAAACATTTATCGAGCATCTGGACTACTTTGAAAGCCTGGCCTCCACCAACTCCTGGGCTCTCAGTACACATTGTATCTCTGCAGGATCTGCAGCCGGTCGCGAAACCAGCCATCCCAGCCTGGTTCTGACCGGAAATCAGACCGCCGGCCGCGGGAGAGGCAGCAATTCCTGGTGGTCGCCCGAAGGGGGACTCACCTTCTCCCTCGTCGTCGATACCCGGCTCCTGCAGATCCAGCTTGAACAACAGCCCCTCATCGCGCTCGCCACCGGCCTTGCCGTTTGTGAAACCCTTGAAAAACACCTGCCCGACTACACGCTGCAGCTCAAGTGGCCCAACGATGTCTATCTGCAGCAGAAAAAAGTCGCCGGCATTCTCGTCGAAATCGCAGCCAGCCAACCCGGTCTCGTTGTTATCGGCGTCGGCGTGAATCTCAATAACTCCTTCCTCTCCGCTGAAGCAGAACTCCAGTCGCTGGGTACCTCACTTTATGAAACGACCGGCCAGAAATACTCACTCGCCAACACCCTCATCGACCTGATCAATGGCATCGAAAACCGCCTCTACGATGTTCCAGGCGAAACCAGTTCCTTCATGGCCGACTGGCGTCGCTACTGCCTGCTCACCGGCCGTCCCCTTCGTATCAATACCGGACTCGAAGTCAAACAGGGAACCTGTCTCGAAATCGACGACCAGGGCTTCCTCATTCTACAGACCGCAACCGGCATCGAACGCATCATCAGTGGCACCATCGAACATTTCTGA
- a CDS encoding SGNH/GDSL hydrolase family protein, which translates to MNLNLFARPLVLALVTLLTISSSAAEKSEHNFQRWEKSISQFEKQDQEQGVKPGGLLFVGSSSIRMWDLDKYFPDQPVLNRGFGGSEIVDSTHFADRIIIKHEPKVIFLYAGDNDLARKKTAEQVASDFKKFVAKVHKSLPETRIVFIAIKPSLSRWKLADTIRQANKLIAAQCAKSDLLEFADVWEPMLGEDGKPRPELFKSDGLHMEHAGYLIWKKAVQPYMDQK; encoded by the coding sequence ATGAATCTGAATCTCTTCGCGCGGCCATTGGTACTCGCGCTGGTCACACTTCTTACGATCAGTAGCTCTGCAGCTGAAAAATCGGAACACAATTTCCAACGCTGGGAAAAGTCGATCTCCCAGTTTGAAAAGCAGGATCAGGAGCAGGGAGTCAAACCAGGGGGCCTCCTGTTTGTCGGCAGCTCCAGCATCCGCATGTGGGATCTGGATAAATATTTCCCCGATCAACCTGTGCTCAACCGCGGTTTTGGTGGTTCAGAAATTGTGGATTCCACTCATTTCGCTGATCGAATTATCATCAAACATGAACCGAAAGTGATCTTCTTATATGCTGGCGATAACGACCTCGCTCGCAAGAAAACGGCGGAACAAGTCGCCAGCGATTTTAAAAAATTTGTTGCAAAAGTCCATAAAAGTCTGCCGGAAACCCGCATTGTCTTCATTGCAATCAAGCCCAGCCTCAGTCGCTGGAAACTGGCCGATACCATTCGGCAGGCCAACAAACTCATCGCAGCACAGTGCGCAAAAAGCGATTTGCTCGAATTCGCCGATGTCTGGGAACCCATGCTGGGTGAAGATGGAAAACCGCGACCGGAACTGTTCAAATCGGATGGTCTGCATATGGAACACGCAGGCTACCTGATCTGGAAAAAAGCCGTACAGCCTTATATGGATCAGAAATAA
- a CDS encoding aminoglycoside phosphotransferase family protein has product MNQPRAEIQIGIQTFQRLLSAQFPALADLPITLVDEGWDNITFLLGTEYAVRLPRRELAVKLLLHEQLWLPVLADRLPLEIPVPIHFGQPDTEFPWPWSIVHWIPGTTADAHDFSAADVRLLTATLQALHQPASSDAPENPFRGIPLHTRHQGVTQRLARQRNHPEVDAPRLAALWEELCSIPASTDRVWLHGDLHPRNIIIRDGTLVGIIDWGDLNGGDAATDLACAWLLLDTAVKRQKFFTLYNAEPAQIRRAQGWALHMGLTLLDSNEPRHVPLGLATLKRVLEDA; this is encoded by the coding sequence GTGAACCAACCCCGCGCTGAAATTCAAATCGGCATCCAGACATTCCAGCGACTGCTGTCAGCTCAGTTTCCTGCACTGGCCGATCTACCAATTACGCTCGTTGATGAAGGCTGGGACAACATCACTTTTCTGCTCGGTACCGAATACGCGGTCCGTCTCCCCCGCCGCGAACTGGCCGTCAAACTGCTTCTGCACGAACAGCTCTGGCTGCCGGTTTTAGCGGACCGTCTGCCGCTCGAAATCCCCGTACCGATTCATTTCGGCCAGCCGGACACCGAGTTCCCCTGGCCGTGGAGCATCGTCCACTGGATTCCCGGCACCACCGCCGACGCGCATGATTTCAGTGCCGCCGATGTTCGTCTTCTGACCGCAACATTACAGGCCCTGCATCAGCCCGCGTCGTCCGATGCCCCTGAAAATCCCTTTCGTGGCATACCGCTGCACACCCGCCACCAGGGAGTCACACAACGACTCGCGCGGCAGCGGAATCATCCCGAAGTGGATGCCCCCCGGCTGGCAGCACTCTGGGAAGAACTCTGCTCTATACCTGCCAGTACCGATCGCGTCTGGTTGCACGGCGACCTGCATCCCCGCAATATCATTATCCGGGACGGCACTCTGGTCGGCATCATCGACTGGGGCGATCTGAACGGAGGCGACGCCGCCACCGATCTGGCCTGCGCCTGGCTGCTCCTTGATACAGCAGTCAAACGGCAGAAATTCTTTACCCTCTACAACGCCGAACCAGCGCAGATCAGACGCGCCCAGGGCTGGGCTCTGCACATGGGGCTGACCTTGCTCGACAGCAATGAACCCCGCCACGTCCCCCTGGGATTAGCCACACTCAAACGTGTCCTGGAAGATGCGTGA
- a CDS encoding D-2-hydroxyacid dehydrogenase — protein MKKLLIYPAIDDARLARIQQVSNQLTVCNARDLSQALTEIKDADAFFGKITPPLLAAAEQLQWIQSPTASLEHYVFPELVTHPCQLTNMRGLFYDVIADHVLGFVLCFARNLHRYIRQQYEADWQPIGGTAGKPDFVTGPGQVSEVDRSHLHLSDCTLGVVGVGSIGAEVCHRAAAFGMTVYAVDPLTREVPGVVDDVWDIDRLPDLLAISDFVVIAAPHTPQTEKLFRAKQFRQMKSSAYLINIGRGAIVDLQDLTTALEQGDIAGAALDVFEIEPLPSSHPLWQMPNVIITPHIAAASPRVPERHLETLLENIRCFLNGQPFLTLADKSLWF, from the coding sequence ATGAAAAAACTACTCATCTATCCCGCCATTGATGACGCGCGCCTCGCGCGAATTCAACAAGTCTCTAACCAGCTCACAGTCTGTAACGCCCGCGATCTCTCGCAGGCCTTAACCGAAATCAAAGATGCCGACGCCTTCTTCGGCAAGATCACTCCCCCACTGTTGGCCGCTGCGGAACAACTCCAGTGGATTCAGTCCCCTACCGCCAGCCTCGAACATTATGTCTTCCCCGAACTGGTCACACATCCCTGCCAGCTCACCAATATGCGCGGACTGTTTTACGATGTCATCGCCGACCACGTGCTCGGCTTCGTACTCTGTTTCGCCCGCAATCTGCATCGCTACATCCGTCAGCAGTATGAAGCAGACTGGCAGCCCATCGGCGGAACCGCCGGCAAACCCGATTTCGTCACCGGACCCGGACAGGTCAGCGAAGTCGATCGCAGTCATCTGCATCTCTCCGACTGTACCCTCGGCGTCGTGGGTGTCGGCTCCATCGGCGCGGAAGTCTGTCACCGCGCCGCCGCCTTCGGCATGACCGTCTACGCCGTCGATCCCCTCACCCGCGAAGTCCCCGGCGTTGTCGATGACGTCTGGGACATCGATCGTCTGCCCGACCTCTTGGCCATCAGCGATTTCGTCGTCATCGCTGCCCCGCACACACCCCAGACCGAAAAACTGTTCCGCGCCAAACAGTTTCGCCAGATGAAGTCCTCCGCGTATCTGATCAACATCGGCCGCGGCGCCATTGTCGATCTGCAGGACCTCACCACTGCCCTGGAACAGGGAGACATCGCCGGCGCTGCCCTCGACGTCTTCGAGATCGAACCGCTGCCCTCCAGTCACCCGCTCTGGCAGATGCCGAATGTGATCATTACCCCCCACATCGCCGCCGCCTCGCCCCGCGTCCCCGAACGTCACCTCGAAACCCTCCTGGAAAACATCCGCTGCTTCCTCAATGGGCAGCCCTTCCTCACCCTCGCCGACAAAAGTCTCTGGTTCTGA
- a CDS encoding Dabb family protein, with protein MIEHTVTFRLKHSHGSDEETTFLTAAAALAEIQDVKDFVIRRQTSPKNPHTFGISMRFDTQEQYDFYSNHPAHQAFIQEHWLTSVDDFQEADFEPLESA; from the coding sequence GTGATTGAACACACCGTCACCTTTCGCCTCAAACATTCGCACGGTTCTGACGAAGAAACCACGTTCCTCACCGCGGCCGCGGCCCTGGCGGAAATTCAGGATGTCAAAGACTTCGTCATCCGTCGCCAGACCAGCCCCAAAAATCCGCACACGTTCGGCATCAGCATGCGGTTCGACACGCAGGAACAATACGATTTCTACAGCAACCATCCCGCTCATCAGGCCTTCATTCAGGAACACTGGCTCACCAGCGTCGACGATTTCCAGGAAGCCGACTTCGAACCCCTTGAGAGTGCCTGA
- a CDS encoding DUF6959 family protein, translating to MRNEAVEIYSDQSNFAIMRHPGRHFPGSLIQGDSLTSLCHAADAVRREIDRGDLEEAKAELEMLRERLWYRLQNYEAVLVEHECELPFSRGLQPQPPLEVFDDEDEDA from the coding sequence ATGCGAAATGAAGCTGTAGAGATCTACTCGGACCAGTCTAACTTTGCCATTATGCGGCATCCGGGGCGTCACTTTCCCGGCTCGCTGATTCAGGGAGATTCTCTGACGAGTCTGTGCCATGCAGCAGATGCGGTGCGGCGAGAAATCGATCGTGGTGATCTGGAAGAAGCCAAGGCCGAGCTTGAGATGCTGAGAGAACGGCTCTGGTACCGATTGCAGAATTATGAAGCCGTCTTAGTTGAGCACGAATGTGAGTTACCATTTTCACGGGGACTGCAGCCCCAGCCACCGCTGGAGGTTTTTGATGATGAGGATGAAGACGCGTGA
- a CDS encoding carbohydrate kinase family protein: protein MSSPRYDCLCAGIIVADHVCKAIDHLPRPGELVLTDQMELTIGGCASNVASDLARLDRQVAIAGIVGQDVFGRYVEESLIQSGVHCDYLMKSDQLPTSGSFVINVQGEDRRFIHSVAANALFTGETVTREQIESSRILYLGGYCLSEELSPENVAKMFRMAKEAGVTTVLDVVTPKPADYWKMLEPVLPYSDYFLPNNDEGELITGESDPLEQARAFRKAGAKHVIITCGGEGSILLDAERTIQSEIYPVNLVDGTGSGDAFVAGFIHGLLEGASPEDCLKFGSALGHSCVRATGATAGIFTRGELDEFVGAHDLQVRTI, encoded by the coding sequence ATGTCGTCTCCCCGGTATGACTGTTTGTGTGCGGGCATCATTGTTGCAGACCATGTGTGCAAAGCCATCGATCATCTTCCCCGACCGGGAGAGCTGGTGCTGACTGATCAGATGGAACTGACGATTGGCGGCTGTGCCTCGAACGTGGCTTCTGATCTGGCCCGACTCGACAGGCAGGTGGCGATTGCGGGAATCGTCGGGCAGGATGTCTTCGGCCGTTATGTGGAAGAAAGCCTGATTCAATCGGGCGTGCACTGCGATTACCTGATGAAGTCTGACCAGTTGCCGACCAGCGGTTCCTTTGTGATTAATGTTCAGGGGGAAGATCGCCGTTTCATTCATTCCGTCGCAGCGAATGCCCTGTTTACAGGGGAAACGGTCACACGGGAGCAGATTGAGTCGAGCCGCATCCTGTATCTGGGGGGGTACTGTCTGTCCGAAGAGCTGTCACCGGAAAATGTAGCGAAAATGTTTCGGATGGCGAAAGAGGCAGGTGTAACGACGGTACTGGATGTGGTGACTCCCAAACCGGCAGACTACTGGAAAATGCTGGAGCCGGTGCTGCCTTATAGTGACTATTTTCTGCCTAATAATGACGAGGGTGAGTTAATTACAGGTGAGTCTGATCCACTCGAACAGGCACGCGCGTTCCGCAAAGCAGGTGCCAAGCATGTGATTATCACGTGTGGTGGCGAAGGAAGTATCCTGCTGGACGCCGAGCGGACGATTCAGTCTGAAATTTACCCGGTCAACCTCGTCGACGGAACGGGAAGTGGTGATGCGTTTGTCGCAGGCTTCATTCATGGTTTGCTCGAAGGAGCAAGTCCGGAAGACTGCCTGAAATTTGGGTCGGCTTTGGGCCACAGCTGTGTACGGGCAACGGGCGCGACGGCGGGAATTTTCACCCGGGGGGAACTGGATGAGTTTGTCGGGGCACATGACCTGCAAGTCAGAACGATCTGA
- the folP gene encoding dihydropteroate synthase — translation MGQLPLLMGILNVTPDSFSDGGEATELKSAISKGLQLVEDGADILDIGGESTRPGAPPVPLEEELRRVIPVIEALSARTTTPISIDTTKAEVARQALQAGAIIINDITGLTFDPAMVPLAAESKAGVVCMHIQGTPQTMQENPEYEDVVADLKSWFQLRIQALFDAGVEPERIVLDPGVGFGKTADHNLQILSQISSFQALGFPVLIGHSRKRFLSKLLGRSLEERLAGTIGVSVALAGQGVEILRLHDIAANRDAIAAWQAVTSRCTT, via the coding sequence TTGGGACAGTTACCACTTCTGATGGGTATTTTGAATGTCACACCAGACAGTTTCTCTGATGGGGGGGAAGCAACAGAATTAAAATCCGCTATCAGCAAAGGGTTACAACTGGTTGAAGACGGTGCCGACATTCTGGATATCGGCGGAGAATCCACGAGACCTGGCGCCCCTCCGGTCCCTTTAGAGGAAGAGCTTCGTCGAGTGATCCCCGTGATTGAAGCACTCTCTGCGCGCACGACTACTCCCATTTCGATTGATACTACCAAAGCAGAAGTCGCGCGACAGGCGCTGCAGGCCGGTGCGATTATTATCAATGATATTACGGGACTGACTTTTGATCCTGCGATGGTCCCTCTGGCTGCCGAATCAAAAGCGGGTGTGGTTTGTATGCACATCCAGGGGACGCCGCAAACGATGCAAGAGAATCCCGAGTACGAAGATGTGGTTGCTGATCTAAAAAGCTGGTTTCAACTGCGGATTCAGGCACTCTTCGATGCCGGTGTAGAGCCGGAGCGGATTGTCCTCGATCCCGGCGTTGGCTTCGGCAAAACAGCTGATCACAATCTGCAGATTCTTTCGCAGATTTCGTCTTTTCAAGCACTCGGCTTTCCCGTGTTGATCGGGCACTCCCGCAAGCGTTTTTTATCAAAACTGCTCGGTCGCTCGCTCGAAGAGCGACTGGCTGGTACCATCGGGGTCTCGGTGGCTCTCGCTGGTCAGGGGGTCGAAATCTTAAGGCTGCACGATATCGCCGCCAACCGGGATGCCATCGCTGCCTGGCAGGCAGTGACTTCCCGATGCACAACATAA